In Camelina sativa cultivar DH55 chromosome 13, Cs, whole genome shotgun sequence, the genomic window CTTTATAGTTTTCAGTAACTAATTAAAtgactgatatatatatatgtatataggaTTGATGAGATATGTGGGAAGAGTTGCCGACTGAGATGGATAAACTATTTGAGACCGGACGTGAAGCGAGGCAACTTAAgcaaagaggaggaagatgctaTCATTCACTATCACCAAACCCTTGGAAACAAGTTTGTACACATATATCCCTACTCATCTAATTTccttataatatacttataTTAGACATTAGTATGTAGAGAGAGactaattgatatatatatatatatatatatatatgatcaggTGGTCAAAGATAGCTTCCTTCTTACCCGGGAGAACCGACAACGAGATCAAGAACATTTGGAACACTCATCTCAAGAAACGACTCAGTAGtactccatcttcttcttcttcatcaatctctAGCACTCATGACCAAAGCACAAAAGCAGAAGATCATCATGAAAAGAACTGTGAAGGAGCTCACGAAGAAGTGCATTCAGAGTTAAAAGACAACCATGACTCAGCTAGTTGGTCACATCCCCAAGATCAGTCTATGCACACAAAACCAGAGGTTAATGAACTCGACGAGATCCAATTCTTTCTCGACCATGATGACTTTGATGATATAACTTCTAAGTTTCTTCAGAACAACGATATGTTATCTCCTCTAGAGTCTCTTCTTCGTAATAACGACCAAACTCACATCTCAACCACGGGCGGAGTGACTCAGGAGGTAACCAAATCACAAACATTTGATCAATATCCTCAACAGGATATACCATGCGGATTTGAAGACGCAAACAGAGATTCCGATTTGTGGAGACAGATGGCTGAATCTACCTCACCTATATTTTGTCCTAACAATGAGTACGACGAGTGGTTTAACTTCATGGACAACCAAACTTactttgatgattttaatttcGTCGGAGAAGTATGTCTATAAATGCATGACCAATGATGTGTTGTCTTTACCTTTGATTGTTGAGTGTATATTACTATGTTACATGGATCAAAATATCAATCTGTTTTATCCTAGCTAAAATCTATACATGTTTTATAGACATGAGACAGaaccgaagaaaaaaaaaaaaccacagaaCTAATACAGAAAATAATGAACAAACCTTTGTTTCCTGTGTTTGCTTCCAAATTGTGGAAGGTTTGGTTGTGGTCATGGAAGATCCTTAGCTTGGCCATTTATGAAACCGAAGTCTCCCGAATCCTGGCGTATGCTCTACTTCAAGTAGCTCTTCGGCGAGAATCATGGCCCTGACTCCTATGAGAATAGCATGCTTAAATTGTATTAGATGTGAGGGTTTaccacatatgtatatatagtagtcatTAGGTAACCAATACAATTTATATATCGCTTCTCTTACAACTCCTTCATCAACGTCACCTCGTCTTTTGAAAGTGATCATCATGTAATCCATCGATTTGTTGGTGGAAAAATGTACCTTAAGATTTAATTGTGGCATTGGAGATTGCCTTTCTATGTTCTTTGAATCCTTGTCCTCTTTATACTTGGTTTCAATTTGAACGAATGAAACAACTATTgtctcaaaataaaaaaattaaaggtcCGGATTTGGAAATCAGCATCTATGATGTACTAAGAGAGTTAGCAATGGATCAGCAGTCGAGGCCTCGAGGGACAAGGGTCAACACTCAACAGCAACAAGGAGTTAATCTTATTATAACTAGTATTCGATCTAGTAGTAATGTTTAACTCCAAGTTGCTAATTACACAACCGTTATAATGctattgcttcttcttttttaactccaacttgttcattttttttctatttacacAACCGTTATAAtgcttcttttttatatattttaatcttgtAATTTTGGTTAAATATTGCTAGATAATCATATCAATCTAAAAGAAAATACCATGTTGGTTAGAGTAAAATTTGGTGATATtatttttccctttcttcttaAACATGTTagttcataaaataatatatgtatatatatgttcatttttATAAGAATAATTCACTTACACTTTATATATAGTCAGTGTAGGGCATGTGTAGCGCAGCACCGTGTCGTAGACGACGACTGAATGCAACagcaaaaaatataaaagccGATCAAAACAATGGAAACGGTGGTTAAAGATATATGTTTCCGGTAACTGAACTGTTTTCATCAAGATAATATAAAAGTTGTTGCCAAAATAGATtacaattgtcaaaaaaaaaaaaaaaaaaaggaattgaaaTGAATTAAAGTTAGCTGATCGATTTCATTAATTCTTGCGATTGGTCGCCGAAAGTAGTCTTATACAGCGACACAGTGACGATCAGTCTCATACTCTTTAAATTTTGGGttgcaaatatttaatttgagaCGGCGATGGTACCAAAGATCTTACTAAACACATGTCACTGTCTATTTCCATGCATCGCAAAGACAGTACTGTTCCAAGTTTCTAACCTACcctgagtattttttttttattacttgtgtTCGACTAATCATTAATCACCCTATTAACTAACTATATACTCCAAAACATCATTCTAtatgtaagagagagagagagagagagagagagagagagagagagagagagagagagtattaaGTTATACTATGGTTTTCAAAAACTGATATAGAATTAACTCGGTTAACGCAGCACATCAGTTGGTGTAAACGCTTAAATACTGACGTGTTGTGTCAAAACACAGATCCATATAAATTTGGAATTGCAAGTTAAGAGATGAATGATTGATTTAAACAGATTAACTAGAGCATTGGTCCAACCAAAACAACGATACAATTATGAATTATCCCATTATTGGCAACTACATACATGGACAAAGTGAAACGTCATGATTGTGATTGTACATAACTAAAGATATGGAACTAAACACAAATTGAAAGAGAGactatttacaaatatttgtgAAATTTTAATTCGTTTTGCTAACATGATgcagtttaacaaaaaatcaatatgTAAAAAACTTGAAGATTAGCACCAATATAGAAAACATTGACTAAATGGTGTTGTGTTTACAATtagtattatacatatatatatatatatatatctaattattaatataaaatattaaaatgtatacatatataagaaataagaCTCAAGATCGAtgttgaataataataaaaaaatgatgaagaggTCCCCATtcataacaataattaaatttcacTGTGCTTGTATTTATACCATCAAGatggtcaagaaacaaaatatgaagaGCCCCCCATCCATAAATGAAGACATTATTAGCTATGATTAAAATCATAGAAGTAAATATTTAAGTTTGTACAGTATATAAGATAAACAAAGTGTATAGAAGCTTTGACTTTTGACCAAATTAGAATCTTTATTACGTACCCAACGCTTCACAATGCAAAGAAGAGCACATGCATCGATCCAATTAGAACCAGACAGATGCATATGTGATTAATGTTGTTGAGCTTCTACTCCACGTATACGATTTTTATTGTACTACCTGCAGATCATAATATCATTTCAATAACCCCTAACAAAATCTATAGAAACATGTGTACTGTCATGCAAATCACACTAACATTGGGATATTTGAGTTTATGGTATTGGTAAGGACAGCACTATAGATTGGTTTTAAATAGTGACGACATGCGGTTTTTAcgatataattattatatacaataaatttCTATTGCCGCgaaatttttataaatcaataacgACGGAACtgtaaaactttattaatttattaatgtatatatattgagtcaaaattcaaaaactatttagataaatacatatattaatttattaagtattaatttatagagattcaaacagtttttttgttttgtttattaatatataaaaactttgtaCGGATTTTGGgttcaaacaaaagaaatttcttttgagtattttttttttgtaaatgatcATCACACTGGCCATACTCAACATCCGAATCTTCACCTATTTAACTAAGTTTACATTTACTTTAATTTGATCATTCCacattttttgtcttttcctaGTCACCGTTTAAACCTggtgatttaaatattttctcgAAGCTTTTCCTTATTTGCGTATGTGAAAATTCTTATAACTATAGACTATAAAGATAAGAATTTCGTATgtcttttttccttatttgtaaatttaaaatttctaattgTAAACCATAGATGGCAAACAATATCGTACCTATTTCGATCTCTTTGTATATATGTCATATTTCCAATCAATCAATTCGAGCAAagtgttattttttcttttcttaaaatatatgtaaaagtaCATTATGTGCACCCAATAAGCTAGTAACATGACTTTCAATAACTTTCAGCGTTTCGTATGTTACATCATATCTAAAAGCATTCTTAGAAACATtgactaaaatatatatgttttggaaTACAAATGTCATCATTTATATCAACTCGTCACATTTTAGCCcgacttttttttcctttcaatgTCACAAATTAGAGAGCCATTTGTCCACACAAAAACCACAAATAATAGTTTGATACAAGATATTTTTCAGTTGAgttgttaaaaatatagaagtacattaattaatcatcatcaacatagaaCACCGACAATAAACATAGATGGAGAGAGAAGATAAGGTAGGTACGAAGAAGTGAACCAGTTTCGCAGAATAGTACTTGATGAAGGTACTCAATAATCCAACTcttcaattatttttctaaaattataaacccCACCGtcgttttcttgtttccttcAATTATTTTCACAACGTCTATATACTATATACCCTAAATTTACTTATAAATCTACTAACCATAAAttcataatcaaacaaaataacaagattggaacaaaaagaaacaatgttGGTTGTATACATTTATACAACACTATAATTtggaaaaggaaaatgaaacaaagatgAAACTATAAAATGATTCACCTACTACAACGTATTATTATGAGTTAAGTTAATCAAACAGAGTataaaacaaccaataacatCGTTAATTAAATCGAATATTTGGATCCTCACACTAAGACAAAAGAGTagatcaaatctttcaaaacgATCACTAGAAAATTAAGacatgtaatttaaaaaaaaaacatgataaatGGATCCAAAAGATATTAGCTAGCTAGATCTCGAGACTACTAACCAAGTTCTTTTGCAACATTGAGTTCTTGCAATGAGCTATAGCTCCTTGTATAGCACTTTGTAACTCTTCCATTGAAGAAGACATactgctgttgttgctgctgctgctagaGCTAGCTCCTTGATGTACCGGGAAACCGCCACGTGTCAGTACGCCGGAGTGGCTCGGAGATGACCTCATCGAGGATGGGCAACTCGCCGCGCATCGTCCTCGTTTCGTGGACTTCATTAGGTTTCCTGAGAAAGAGATCGATAAACCTCCGCTGGAGAAAACACCGGTTGGAGCGGCGGTGGTGGCGGTGGTAATGGTGGTTGTGGAGGTGGTGGTTCCACGTATGTTGTTGCCGGAATTTTTGagagatgttgatgatgatgactctgTTTTTAAAACGGCGGAGCTCTGTTTTTGAGAGAACTTGTCGTATAACGGTTTGACCTTTTTCATGTATTTGCGTATAACTTCTTTCGCGGTGGAGCTCATTCGTTTAACTGACGACGGAGCTGCGGCGGCGGCCGAGGAGGATGAGTGGTGGAGATTGGTTTTGGGGTCTTTCttgaaaacagaggagaatCTAGCGAGAGAGAAGCCACCACCGGAAGATTTGTTCTTtggaggtttaaagaagaagtcTTCATCGTCAGTTACGGAGCTAGGACGAGAAGAGTCACAGCAATCAAGCGGAGGAGGGTGGAGGAGAGGGAAAGAAGCGGTGGAATCAGTGGAGGAGTTAGATTCAGTGGAGTCACGTGCTGCGGAGGTTGCGGctgaggaggatgaagaagaagtgtaCTCCGAAGAAGAAGTGGAACATAGCGTACGGACGAGAGAGAGACGAGGAGAGAGCTGAAGAGGGAGAAGCTGGCCTTTGTAGAAGAGCTCATCGGCGGGACAAAGCGAAGAAGAAGCTTTCCGAGGCGAGATCGAGACGTTGAACTCGAATTCCGACGAAGATGACGAGGGAGACGAGTAAGATTGCGGTGGTGAGTGACGTGGACGTGGTGGTTGACGTCTCATTGTgatcttatctctctctctactactcttttgttttgtatgagTCTTTTGGCTTCTATGTAAATAATAGAATGATGCATTgttgtttctaaatttaatattatagtaatgtttttaatattattttattgtatgtttaTTAATGAGGGCTACTCTGCAGTGCAGTTGATATCATGAGAAAAGGCCACGATGATCGCCAGATTGAAGCTGTAGTCACATGCAATGTAATTAAAATAGTGTTGTTATTGAGCGTAGGATTAGAGAGTTGTTTAGTGACGTTTAgttaaactataaatattataatcagTTTGTAGGAGTGAAGAGTGAGCAAAGCTAGTTGTGGCTTGTGGTCTGATCTCGGACAATTCCGGAAATTATGGTATCCCTAGTTTTGTTGCAAGTTCCATTTTCATTGACTTGAACAGCTCTAGTTCTCTTTTATATACAATAAGAAAGAACACTACACTCTAGTTCtcctttttaccttttttactTGGAGAGAAGTCATTAGTTAAATGTTTACATATTGTTTTGATGAAAACAGTTATCTCCTACCAGCTTGATATATATAATAGGCTATATAGCAAAAGGATTGGTCGCATTGGCCATTATTTAGACatatgaaattaagaaaattctaaagatatcaatatatgtatatatttatttttaacagcaATAAGTCAATATAACTAAGTCAAAATTTCACTTTGTTCGCGATTTAGTTTCCATAGTTTGGATGTTGTGTTATTGGGACCAGTTTCATTAATAAaactatttacaaaatttatgtaTCAGCTTAACATGGACCAGTAATGCAATTTGGTAAGAAATGGTgataaaacatgaaaaaaaaatggtgatatAACATGATAACTAATAACTATATACATTtgtataatatatgaaaatgttgTCGTCATTGTTGGGAAAATACAGCCGAAGGTATAGAAATCTTAATTTCATCACGTGACGCTAACGCCATGGGTGGCGATTGCTCTCTCGTCCTAtctttcgttcttttttttgtttgttttgattactATAGATTCTCTTATCATTTGTGTATTATTATATTCTCTACTACTTTTTAATCACGCCGTTTATTTTGGATGGGTTGAATCATNNNNNNNNNNNNNNNNNNNNNNNNNNNNNNNNNNNNNNNNNNNNNNNNNNNNNNNNNNNNCCTGGTCGATTAATAAGCTCCACTGTAAAGTCAGTCTATCATTAGTTAAAAAAACTAGACATTTGATCTCCTTTGTCtaatgataatatataataaaattaagataaattatttctgtttttttttcattcaggtttttttttttttaatttatcaacatttttaaaCCATTCAATGAAAGTGGTGTAGTTTGTTCTAACTTCTAACGTTATCCCCAACGCAGGGTTCTAAGTGGGGTTTTAGTGTTGAAGAAAAAACAatcagattaaacaaaaaaaatgcaagaaagCTTCTTATATTGGATACTCGTTTATGTGCTAAGAGGCGGTATGTGTCAAGTGCTCGTTAGCcgaacaaaaaaatagaagaaagacaaaaaattgtttcgacagaacaaatttttttctttctttcatctctctctcacagttTCTCTCTCAATCGAAGTCTATTGATAAAAGGAAGGAGAATGATATGTTTATGCTATGAAATCAAAGGCAAGGTATCGCGTTTGGCAAATCTCTCCTCCAAAGGTTGGATTTGGCCAATCACCTTTCTTTCGCCGATTCCGCCGTCGATCATCTTTCCCGTTTGTCAAATCTCTCCTCCTGTTTGGAATCGTTCAATCAATGGCGATTATCTTTCCCGTTGATGCAATCGCTCCTCCACCGGTCATATCTAGCTCTTACAAGACCATCCGCCGGATCCGTAAAAAGCGACGGACGAGGCGAGTTTTGTTTGGTGGTGATGGAGACACGGGGGAGATTTTAGTCGTTTTCTGTTAGATGGTGATTTTGGTGGTAACGACGGTCCATTCGGATTTGGAGGTGGAGGTAACGATGGAGGCGGAAAGGGATGGAACtacggcggcggtggtggtggtttcAGAAGGGAGAATTGGGACGAGTCTTCGTTTTCGTCTTGGTCGGATCCGACAATGGAGTTCGTGTATTGTGGTCTGGGTATGACCTTTCCTTCAATGTACCTTTGACTTTGCAAGAAAGCTCTTGAGAGATCAAAGCACCAACACCAGTGTAGGTAGAAGTGCAAACAGAAGTGCAAAAACAATCTTAATTAAGAGACTTAAAATAAGAATCCATCATCCACCATTGGGGGGGAAACTTTTAATTTACAATCACAAAATTCTTAATCTactcaaaacacaaaatctattAATAAACAATCTTAAAAGACCCTAAAATATATCTCCCCATTGGGTTGCCCTAACgagttaaaaaatttggatcAATCAATAATGTATTTAAGTGTTGGTCCAATAGTATCACATAGAAGACTTAGACAAGTAAAGCCATCGACCAAAATGGGAGTTTGGGCTTCCTTTAATGAGGCTATTTTAGTTTCATAAGACTTGCGTCTCTCTTCATCCTTCCATATTCAATTATCAAATCTCATATACAAAATCTACTAAATAGCTTTTTCATAGTTGAATGAATTTGGTCATGTTGTACTGGCATATCTAGTCTCACTATGCATAATGCATTCACAGTCTAAAAATAGCAAATGTCAATCTGGTAGCTTACTAAATGATACCACATTAGTACCttgtttgttggtttcataattttctaaaaacacccattttgttttattcccGCAGTAACTAGAGCTGTGATGCTGGCGGTAACTAGAAGTTGTACTGTAATTGTGGGTAGAaatgatatcatttttttaaactcCATTCAAAATATCAGTAAGTGGATTACTTGATAACTACTGTACAATCATTCTAAATGGATTAGTAGGTGGGTGAAAATTTTTTAGACCAcctctaattaaaaaaaaaaaaatcctagagTCAGTCAACCTTTATGTAATGGCTACATGCCCAATCTATCATACATAATTATGGCCCAACTTTAATTTTAGTTAGTGACATGAACAATGGTTAGGGAATCAAATGAAATGAACATTAATATTTGTAGCTTTTGAATGAAAATTGATGaaatttttcttcattattagtTAAGTTATTGTTTTCTCATTTAATTTCTGTTTTGTAATTAATCTACTGTGTGGTGTGATttcttctatataataaaaaggtCACAAAGTTTGTAAACTGTCTATGACCccccaaaaatatttaaacacgGCCATGGCAATAACCCTCAACTATTATGCAACGGTAAAATTGGAGTTAGAGCCATTTTTGCTGGAGCATGAGCTAATGACTCCGacatacaaaataatttcttcTAAATGTTATNNNNNNNNNNNNNNNNNNNNNNNNNNNNNNNNNNNNNNNNNNNNNNNNNNNNNNNNNNNNATGAGCTAATGACTCCGacatacaaaataatttcttctaaatgttatttttttttaatcaaaataaaaaagacttcttttgaaaaaatttgaGTGCAAATCAACATAACTTGAAAAGGTTATGTTGATGTGTACGATAattatatactccctctgtctcataaagattgatattttggaatatttttttgtctcacaaagattgatattttgtaaacttcaaaacgtaatcattgaaaatatttaaaatttagaattgttattggttgaaaattaaataatatctctttagtcaaagaaaaaaatatatttaaatttagtaatcattgtttttgaaaaacttctaaacatcaatcttttagagagagagagagtatgatCTAAAGATGACATCAACATCTAAGAATTAAGAAATTAGCTTTGGTCTTAATCTTATTAGTAAATTTAAACCTTAAGGATCATTTATGGAAAGCCAGAAAGGGATCTTAGTCTAAAAAGGTGTGGTTGAATATTGCAGATAGAAAGACCACTAGGaaagaagcaacaacaagcatGTACAAGGAGCTTGCTGCGTTTGATTCCACTCCCAATAAAGTTTCGTGACACTGAATTTGAGGGGATCCGATAAAAGCATGAAGGCGAAGGAGCTCTTTTAAGTCTAAGGTCACAAAGACAAAGTCCATTCGAAATTGtactcctttttattttttttttgttttgttgcgttttttatttattaaagaatAGTAAAGGTGCTATATTAATGTTATTTCCAGGTAGATTTATGATTATCACCACACATTTTTTGTTCTACTTCTATTCCTTCATTAGCTTAAGTCTACAACTAcctatataaaattcaaaaaaccgTAGTATGTGTTGTGAGTTAACCTTAGTAGAATAGGATTCaatttctgaaatttaattagttgaaaaatattGGCAATAGAATTCGAAATTAGATAATAACGTATTTTCCTTCGGAGAGGtatttttctccaattttttaaaaataaattttattgttattatttaaaatatatttattaatggagttttctgtttttttttgacacttcaaaattctaaaatttcatccttaatttttttgatataaattcGGTTTGAACAACTAGAATTATGAATGTTGTCGGTTCATTTTCTCTGTATATATGGCTAATCAAATACGAATTGATAATATAGAACCGATTGTACCGTTcctattataactatttttttttttgaagtgattagctttttttttttctttttttttcagtttttaaagTGATTAGCTAAGATATGACAAACAAACCgacaaaattatgattttaccagtctttctttcttctttaatcctttttttttattataaccaTTTAAGGTTTTCTCCAGccttttttgaattatttttgtacTAATCATATTCATTTTATTGGTAAGctagtttaatatttttccaatttctttcctttttttttttgacaatgtaATGATagataatttctttgttttaaaaaaggatTGACTATACATCTGGGGAATGTTGATACCAATactttcaataaataaataaaaaaacaagaaaaaaaaacatttcaccACCTttgtaagtaatttgataagGAAAGTGAAAATattcatatcttattatatactctctctccgtttcaaaatattagatatattgaatacaatttttagattagtttagtatttgatattatgcagtattgtttctaattggttaaatttgttaaaataaaaacttcttAAGCTGTGtgtttttagttaaaacatcctatattttgaaacggaggagtATAACAGAACTGATCCTTAGGAAACAGAATTTAATCAGAATATGGTAGTAccgtagtagtagtagtggatTACAGTTTCTGCGATTCGAAATCCCTAAATCTAGGAACCATTCGAGATCATGTTATCGAATCATCTCCAGAACGGGATCGAATCCGATAACTTAATCTGGTCTCGTGTCCCTGAATCCGATGATACATCCACCGACGGCGTTGGTCTACTCAACTCTCGCCGTGACGGTGGCGGAGGTGTCGATAGTCTCGATTACGAAGTCATCGAGAATTACGCTTACAGAGAAGAACTAGCTCATCGTGGGAAGCTTTATGTAGGTTACTACGTTGCTGTCAAATGGTTCTTCTCTTTACTCATCGGGATCGGTACTTCTTCGTTCTTCTCTCTTACGGATTTTTTATCTGTTCGATGTTCCAGAATCAGatctttagattttgtttttttttttttttggtgatgatttcgTAGGAACTGGATTAGCTGCTGTGTTTATCAATCTCTCAGTTGAGAATTTCGCTGGGTGGAAATTTGCACTCACTTTTGCAATCATTCAGAAGTCTTATTTCGCCGGGTTTATAGTTTATCTTCTCATCAATTTAGTTTTAGTGTTTTCTTCTGCGTATATCATTACTCAATTCGCTCCTGCTGCTGCTGGTTCTGGCATTCCTGAGATTAAGGGTTATCTCAATGGTACTAACCCTGAACTAACCTTCTTAATCTCTCTCGTTTTCGTAATCTGTAATCTTAAATCTCATTATGATAATTATGCAATTGGATTTCGCAGGAATTGATATTCCTGGCACCTTGCTATTTAGAACGCTTATTGGAAAGGTGAGTTAGCTTTTCTGGAATGTTATGCTACTGTGGAagttttgtttcgttttctgTTTTGAAGACAGTTTTTTTATAGTTTGCTCTCTCATAGATATTTGGAAGCATTGGTTCTGTTGGGGGTGGCTTAGCTTTAGGGAAAGAAGGTCCCCTTGTACATACTGGTGCCTGCATCGCCTCGTTGCTTGGTCAGGTGAGCATCTGAGTTCCATGTTATTCAGGCATTGAGATGAAAtctgaatgttttttttgcttattacTCGGTCTCCCGTCATTCCTCTGGAAGTTAAAAATGTGTCCTTTCCTTCTGCTTCTGTTTGTT contains:
- the LOC104736655 gene encoding probable membrane-associated kinase regulator 1 translates to MRRQPPRPRHSPPQSYSSPSSSSSEFEFNVSISPRKASSSLCPADELFYKGQLLPLQLSPRLSLVRTLCSTSSSEYTSSSSSSAATSAARDSTESNSSTDSTASFPLLHPPPLDCCDSSRPSSVTDDEDFFFKPPKNKSSGGGFSLARFSSVFKKDPKTNLHHSSSSAAAAAPSSVKRMSSTAKEVIRKYMKKVKPLYDKFSQKQSSAVLKTESSSSTSLKNSGNNIRGTTTSTTTITTATTAAPTGVFSSGGLSISFSGNLMKSTKRGRCAASCPSSMRSSPSHSGVLTRGGFPVHQGASSSSSSNNSSMSSSMEELQSAIQGAIAHCKNSMLQKNLVSSLEI